In Dermacentor andersoni chromosome 4, qqDerAnde1_hic_scaffold, whole genome shotgun sequence, the following proteins share a genomic window:
- the LOC126536541 gene encoding clathrin light chain-like, with amino-acid sequence MDEFTPFETHHDSQQSSLLSQQHQKLDSSMDDLFNGPNPIGGGGCTSLEGDINLLEGSASQFPADLPPSNFSLDDMMSPDAPSRPPAVPKDEPETIRKWREEMQRHLKEKDAQEEVKKEELRLNAQRELSDWYARYNESVTKCRSANRSAMMSDWLPGSGARDGGPAPDRVPEWENIARLCDFNAKASRNAKDVSRMRAIILQLKQSPPPGALGVISPVISM; translated from the exons ATGGATGAGTTCACGCCATTCGAGACGCACCACGACTCGCAGCAGTCGTCGCTGCTGTCGCAGCAGCACCAGAAGTTGGACAGCTCCATGGACGACCTGTTCAACGGACCGAACCCGATCGGTGGGGGCGGCTGCACGTCATTGGAAGGAGACATAAACCTGCTGGAAGGATCGGCCAGCCAGTTTCCCGCTGATCTACCCCCGAGCAATTTCTCTCTGGACGACATGATGAGCCCCGACGCACCTTCAAGGCCGCCAGCTGTGCCCAAGGATGAGCCGGAGACCATACGCAA GTGGCGCGAGGAGATGCAGCGGCACCTGAAAGAGAAGGACGCCCAGGAAGAAGTCAAGAAGGAAGAGTTGCGCCTTAACGCGCAGCGCGAGCTTTCGGACTGGTACGCGCGCTATAACGAGTCCGTGACCAAGTGCCGCTCCGCCAACCGGTCTGCGATGATGTCCGACTGGCTGCCCGGCAGTGGAGCCAGGGACGGTGGGCCCGCGCCGGACAGGGTGCCCGAGTGGGAGAATATTGCGCGCCTCTGCGACTTCAACGCCAAGGCGTCGCGCAATGCGAAGGATGTGTCGCGCATGCGCGCCATCATCCTGCAGCTCAAGCAGAGCCCGCCACCAGGGGCACTGGGCGTCATCTCGCCGGTCATCTCGATGTGA